One genomic region from uncultured Subdoligranulum sp. encodes:
- a CDS encoding thioesterase, FlK family yields the protein MLEPGIRGHAALRVTTENTARALGSGELEVLATPAVAALIEKACWKAVAGELDLGTGTVGTSLSLAHTAPTPIGMVVYCDCELTAVADRRLTFTARVYDDVSEVAHATHERYIVDNDRFTHKASAKLNAD from the coding sequence ATGTTGGAACCGGGAATCCGGGGGCACGCGGCCCTGCGCGTCACCACCGAAAACACCGCCCGGGCACTGGGCAGCGGAGAACTGGAGGTGCTGGCCACGCCGGCGGTGGCGGCTTTGATCGAAAAGGCCTGCTGGAAGGCGGTGGCGGGGGAACTGGACCTGGGCACCGGCACGGTGGGCACCAGCCTTTCGCTGGCGCACACGGCGCCCACGCCCATCGGCATGGTGGTCTACTGCGACTGCGAACTCACCGCGGTGGCGGATCGCCGGCTGACCTTCACGGCCCGGGTGTATGACGATGTGAGCGAGGTGGCCCACGCCACCCACGAGCGCTACATTGTGGACAACGACCGCTTCACCCACAAGGCGTCCGCCAAACTCAACGCCGACTGA